One Capricornis sumatraensis isolate serow.1 chromosome 8, serow.2, whole genome shotgun sequence genomic region harbors:
- the SCARF1 gene encoding scavenger receptor class F member 1 isoform X2: MAARPSSLVSSGKAWGGSRKGVGRCGGQTDPSPPAALAAMGPGLLFPLLLLGALGAPGSELDAGGRHVCKASSPSAELQCCPGWRQKDQECTIPICEGLDACREDEVCVKPGLCRCKPGFFGAQCNSRCPGQYWGPDCREVCACHPHGQCEPATGVCHCQPDRWGDRCEFPCACGPHGRCNPETGACRCDPGWWSPTCRRPCQCNPAAARCDQATGSCLCEPGWWGRRCSFRCACHGSPCAQESGRCACRPGWWGPECRQPCECVRGRCSAASGQCTCPPGFRGVRCELPCPAGRYGLQCRDSCGQCKQNKPCSADTGSCEACAPGWNGTQCHQPCPPGTFGENCRQQCPHCRLGEACQPDTGHCQHCEPGWRGPRCEDPCLIGTFGEGCGSTCPTCVQGTCDAVTGECVCNAGYWGPSCNTSCPSGFHGNNCSVPCECPEGSCDPVSGACQLGSHSQDAALIAGILVPLLLLLLAIACCACCCWAARLDPKDRPVRDGTAMSRMKLQVWEALTSSLGSALPCGSLSSHKLPWVTASSSHPPPAGLQTTPSLRIPSLEKRTRVLPTAYHPKKGWSLRPQRNPQRPAWLEVPSLPLRTPPRRLPSRALPASPGPSGHQSPLLKAPSLHRRVAEAPGSSPARSASPRGSPGGPSQVPKARRLRSPQAHKWKQMGPLLALPAPGIQLLVAAGSHLVAGQWLSVWKPSRAASRRAQALSAQSTCWQGHPGDLRAPSGLSSAVLVASREARQNPRSRVPSPSLHVGP, encoded by the exons ATGGCAGCCCGCCCCTCTAGCCTGGTTTCCTCAGGAAAAGCCTGGGGAGGAAGCAGGAAGGGGGTTGGGCGCTGTGGGGGCCAGACTGACCCAAGCCCTCCCGCTGCACTGGCCGCCATGGGGCCGGGGCTTCtgttccctctgctgctgctcgGGGCGCTGGGGGCCCCGGGGTCTGAGCTGGACGCCGGGGGGCGGCACGTCTGCAAGGCCAGCAG CCCCTCTGCTGAGCTCCAGTGCTGCCCAGGCTGGAGGCAGAAAGATCAAGAATGCACCATCC CCATCTGCGAGGGGCTGGACGCCTGCCGGGAAGACGAAGTGTGTGTGAAACCAGGCCTCTGTCGATGCAAACCTGGATTCTTCGGAGCCCAGTGCAACTCCC GCTGCCCGGGCCAGTACTGGGGTCCCGACTGCAGGGAGGTCTGTGCCTGCCACCCGCACGGCCAGTGTGAACCGGCCACCGGCGTGTGCCACTGCCAACCCGACCGCTGGGGTGACCGCTGCGAGTTCCCGTGCGCCTGCGGTCCCCACGGCCGCTGCAACCCCGAGACCGGCGCGTGCCGCTGCGATCCCGGCTGGTGGTCGCCCACGTGCCGCCGCCCGTGCCAGTGCAACCCCGCGGCGGCGCGGTGCGATCAGGCCACCGGCTCCTGCTTGTGCGAGCCAGGCTGGTGGGGCCGCCGCTGCAGCTTCCGCTGCGCCTGCCACGGCTCGCCGTGCGCGCAGGAGTCGGGCCGCTGCGCCTGCCGGCCGGGCTGGTGGGGCCCCGAGTGCCGGCAGCCGTGCGAATGCGTGCGCGGCCGCTGCAGCGCCGCCTCCGGCCAGTGCACCTGCCCGCCCGGCTTCCGTGGCGTGCGCTGCGAGCTGCCCTGCCCCGCCGGCCGGTACGGGCTCCAGTGCCGCGACAG CTGTGGCCAGTGCAAGCAGAATAAGCCATGCTCTGCAGACACAGGCAGCTGCGAGGCCTGTGCGCCAGGCTGGAACGGGACCCAGTGCCAccagccctgccctcctggcACCTTTGGGGAGAACTGCAGGCAGCAGTGCCCCCACTGCCGGCTTGGAGAGGCCTGTCAGCCAGACACTGGGCACTGTCAGCACTGTGAGCCTGGCTGGCGGGGGCCCAG GTGCGAAGACCCCTGCCTGATTGGCACCTTTGGGGAAGGTTGTGGCTCTACCTGCCCCACCTGTGTCCAGGGGACCTGTGATGCTGTGACTGGGGAGTGTGTCTGCAACGCCGGCTACTGGGGGCCCAG CTGCAATACTTCGTGTCCATCTGGCTTCCATGGAAACAACTGCTCTGTTCCCTGCGAATGTCCAGAGGGAAGCTGCGACCCTGTCTCTGGGGCCTGCCAGCTGG GATCTCATAGTCAGGACGCCGCCCTCATCGCGGGCATCCTCGtacctctgctgctgctcctgctggccATCGCCTgctgtgcctgctgctgctgggctGCCCGGCTGGACCCCAAGGACAG GCCAGTGAGAGATGGAACTGCCATGTCCAGGATGAAGCTGCAGGTCTGGGAGGCCCTGACCTCCAGCCTGGGCTCTGCGCTGCCCTGTGGTTCCCTGAGCAGCCACAAGCTTCCCTGGGTGACAG CTTCATCGAGCCACCCTCCGCCGGCTGGGCTTCAGACGACTCCTTCTCTTCGGATTCCGAGTCTGGAGAAGAGAACGAGGGTCCTGCCTACTGCGTACCACCCCAAGAAG GGATGGTCCCTGCGGCCCCAGCGGAATCCTCAGAGGCCAGCCTGGCTGGaggtcccttccctccccctgagGACACCTCCACGCCGTTTGCCATCCCGCGCACTTCCAGCCTCGCCAGGGCCAAGCGGCCATCAGTCTCCTTTGCTGAAGGCACCAAGTTTGCACCGCAGAGTCGCCGAGGCTCCGGGGAGCTCTCCAGCCCGCTCCGCAAGCCCAAGAGGCTCTCCCGGGGGACCCAGCCAGGTCCCGAAAGCCAGGAGATTGAGGAGCCCACAGGCCCACAAGTGGAAACAgatggggcccctcctggcactGCCAGCCCCAGGGATTCAGCTGCTGGTCGCCGCCGGCTCCCACTTGGTGGCCGGACAGTGGCTGAGCGTGTGGAAGCCATCGAGGGCAGCGTCCAGGAGAGCTCAGGCTCTGTCAGCACAATCTACATGTTGGCAGGGACACCCCGGGGACCTGAGGGCCCCGTCCGGTCTGTCCTCCGCCGTTTTGGTAGCTTCCAGAGAGGCCAGGCAGAACCCAAGGTCAAGAGTGCCATCCCCAAGCCTCCACGTCGGGCCCTGA
- the SCARF1 gene encoding scavenger receptor class F member 1 isoform X1: protein MAARPSSLVSSGKAWGGSRKGVGRCGGQTDPSPPAALAAMGPGLLFPLLLLGALGAPGSELDAGGRHVCKASSPSAELQCCPGWRQKDQECTIPICEGLDACREDEVCVKPGLCRCKPGFFGAQCNSRCPGQYWGPDCREVCACHPHGQCEPATGVCHCQPDRWGDRCEFPCACGPHGRCNPETGACRCDPGWWSPTCRRPCQCNPAAARCDQATGSCLCEPGWWGRRCSFRCACHGSPCAQESGRCACRPGWWGPECRQPCECVRGRCSAASGQCTCPPGFRGVRCELPCPAGRYGLQCRDSCGQCKQNKPCSADTGSCEACAPGWNGTQCHQPCPPGTFGENCRQQCPHCRLGEACQPDTGHCQHCEPGWRGPRCEDPCLIGTFGEGCGSTCPTCVQGTCDAVTGECVCNAGYWGPSCNTSCPSGFHGNNCSVPCECPEGSCDPVSGACQLGSHSQDAALIAGILVPLLLLLLAIACCACCCWAARLDPKDRPVRDGTAMSRMKLQVWEALTSSLGSALPCGSLSSHKLPWVTVSHHDPEIPFNHSFIEPPSAGWASDDSFSSDSESGEENEGPAYCVPPQEGMVPAAPAESSEASLAGGPFPPPEDTSTPFAIPRTSSLARAKRPSVSFAEGTKFAPQSRRGSGELSSPLRKPKRLSRGTQPGPESQEIEEPTGPQVETDGAPPGTASPRDSAAGRRRLPLGGRTVAERVEAIEGSVQESSGSVSTIYMLAGTPRGPEGPVRSVLRRFGSFQRGQAEPKVKSAIPKPPRRALSRNRGSPRLDSGSAHQSPSSAMKEELTGALESAGTGSEEGARGLGGGIKSSGGGQELSPEDGPLGQDLQKVADEEGQEEPQYENVVPISGPPDP, encoded by the exons ATGGCAGCCCGCCCCTCTAGCCTGGTTTCCTCAGGAAAAGCCTGGGGAGGAAGCAGGAAGGGGGTTGGGCGCTGTGGGGGCCAGACTGACCCAAGCCCTCCCGCTGCACTGGCCGCCATGGGGCCGGGGCTTCtgttccctctgctgctgctcgGGGCGCTGGGGGCCCCGGGGTCTGAGCTGGACGCCGGGGGGCGGCACGTCTGCAAGGCCAGCAG CCCCTCTGCTGAGCTCCAGTGCTGCCCAGGCTGGAGGCAGAAAGATCAAGAATGCACCATCC CCATCTGCGAGGGGCTGGACGCCTGCCGGGAAGACGAAGTGTGTGTGAAACCAGGCCTCTGTCGATGCAAACCTGGATTCTTCGGAGCCCAGTGCAACTCCC GCTGCCCGGGCCAGTACTGGGGTCCCGACTGCAGGGAGGTCTGTGCCTGCCACCCGCACGGCCAGTGTGAACCGGCCACCGGCGTGTGCCACTGCCAACCCGACCGCTGGGGTGACCGCTGCGAGTTCCCGTGCGCCTGCGGTCCCCACGGCCGCTGCAACCCCGAGACCGGCGCGTGCCGCTGCGATCCCGGCTGGTGGTCGCCCACGTGCCGCCGCCCGTGCCAGTGCAACCCCGCGGCGGCGCGGTGCGATCAGGCCACCGGCTCCTGCTTGTGCGAGCCAGGCTGGTGGGGCCGCCGCTGCAGCTTCCGCTGCGCCTGCCACGGCTCGCCGTGCGCGCAGGAGTCGGGCCGCTGCGCCTGCCGGCCGGGCTGGTGGGGCCCCGAGTGCCGGCAGCCGTGCGAATGCGTGCGCGGCCGCTGCAGCGCCGCCTCCGGCCAGTGCACCTGCCCGCCCGGCTTCCGTGGCGTGCGCTGCGAGCTGCCCTGCCCCGCCGGCCGGTACGGGCTCCAGTGCCGCGACAG CTGTGGCCAGTGCAAGCAGAATAAGCCATGCTCTGCAGACACAGGCAGCTGCGAGGCCTGTGCGCCAGGCTGGAACGGGACCCAGTGCCAccagccctgccctcctggcACCTTTGGGGAGAACTGCAGGCAGCAGTGCCCCCACTGCCGGCTTGGAGAGGCCTGTCAGCCAGACACTGGGCACTGTCAGCACTGTGAGCCTGGCTGGCGGGGGCCCAG GTGCGAAGACCCCTGCCTGATTGGCACCTTTGGGGAAGGTTGTGGCTCTACCTGCCCCACCTGTGTCCAGGGGACCTGTGATGCTGTGACTGGGGAGTGTGTCTGCAACGCCGGCTACTGGGGGCCCAG CTGCAATACTTCGTGTCCATCTGGCTTCCATGGAAACAACTGCTCTGTTCCCTGCGAATGTCCAGAGGGAAGCTGCGACCCTGTCTCTGGGGCCTGCCAGCTGG GATCTCATAGTCAGGACGCCGCCCTCATCGCGGGCATCCTCGtacctctgctgctgctcctgctggccATCGCCTgctgtgcctgctgctgctgggctGCCCGGCTGGACCCCAAGGACAG GCCAGTGAGAGATGGAACTGCCATGTCCAGGATGAAGCTGCAGGTCTGGGAGGCCCTGACCTCCAGCCTGGGCTCTGCGCTGCCCTGTGGTTCCCTGAGCAGCCACAAGCTTCCCTGGGTGACAG TCTCGCACCACGACCCGGAGATTCCCTTCAACCACAGCTTCATCGAGCCACCCTCCGCCGGCTGGGCTTCAGACGACTCCTTCTCTTCGGATTCCGAGTCTGGAGAAGAGAACGAGGGTCCTGCCTACTGCGTACCACCCCAAGAAG GGATGGTCCCTGCGGCCCCAGCGGAATCCTCAGAGGCCAGCCTGGCTGGaggtcccttccctccccctgagGACACCTCCACGCCGTTTGCCATCCCGCGCACTTCCAGCCTCGCCAGGGCCAAGCGGCCATCAGTCTCCTTTGCTGAAGGCACCAAGTTTGCACCGCAGAGTCGCCGAGGCTCCGGGGAGCTCTCCAGCCCGCTCCGCAAGCCCAAGAGGCTCTCCCGGGGGACCCAGCCAGGTCCCGAAAGCCAGGAGATTGAGGAGCCCACAGGCCCACAAGTGGAAACAgatggggcccctcctggcactGCCAGCCCCAGGGATTCAGCTGCTGGTCGCCGCCGGCTCCCACTTGGTGGCCGGACAGTGGCTGAGCGTGTGGAAGCCATCGAGGGCAGCGTCCAGGAGAGCTCAGGCTCTGTCAGCACAATCTACATGTTGGCAGGGACACCCCGGGGACCTGAGGGCCCCGTCCGGTCTGTCCTCCGCCGTTTTGGTAGCTTCCAGAGAGGCCAGGCAGAACCCAAGGTCAAGAGTGCCATCCCCAAGCCTCCACGTCGGGCCCTGAGTCGGAACAGGGGCAGCCCCAGGCTGGACTCTGGCTCTGCCCatcagagccccagctcagccaTGAAGGAGGAGCTGACTGGGGCCTTGGAGTCTGCAGGGACTGGGTCAGAGGAGGGtgccaggggcctggggggcGGCATCAAGAGCTCAGGGGGTGGCCAGGAGCTGTCCCCTGAGGATGGTCCCCTAGGACAGGATCTCCAGAAGGTGGCTGACgaggaagggcaggaggagcCCCAGTATGAAAATGTTGTACCCATCTCTGGGCCACCAGACCCCTGA
- the RILP gene encoding rab-interacting lysosomal protein: protein MEPRRAAPGAHGSGPRVAAGSGTAAELVYHLAGALGAELQELARRFGPEAAAGLVPLVVQALELLEKAAVGPAPDSLQVSAQQAELELRRLREENERLRRELRSGPQEERALLRQLKEVTDRQRDELRAYNRDLLQRSQETEALQEQLQRLLLVNAELRQKLAAVQTQLRAARDRESEREQRREVAVEPPPEPVQGQAAGPECEQRRESEWATAGTRAPGTPEGPADAPLPPGLPAKAGQCGFSREEVQQLLQERNELKANVFLLKEELAYFQRELLTAHRVPGLLLEAMKVAVKKQRKKIKAKMLGTPEEAESSDDDDGSWLLLSSDKGDHSEPPAPESRIRSFFGQWYRGETEAPGTETSSVAPSQLQGGEETPQPPHLEPVGSPTAPDS from the exons ATGGAGCCCAGAAGGGCGGCGCCTGGGGCGCATGGCTCCGGGCCTCGGGTGGCCGCGGGATCGGGGACGGCCGCGGAGCTCGTGTACCACCTAGCGGGGGCCCTGGGcgctgagctgcaggagctggcgCGCCGCTTCGGGCCGGAGGCCGCAGCCGGACTCGTTCCGCTGGTGGTGCAGGCGCTGGAGCTCCTGGAAAAGGCAGCCGTGGGGCCCGCCCCGGACTCG CTGCAGGTATCCGCACAGCAGGCGGAACTCGAGCTGCGGCGGCTGCGAGAGGAGAACGAGCGCCTCCGCAGAGAGCTGCGCTCTGGACCACAGG AGGAGCGCGCTCTGCTGCGGCAGCTCAAGGAGGTGACCGACCGCCAGCGGGACGAACTCCGGGCGTACAACCGCGACCTGCTGCAGCGAAGCCAGGAGACCGAGGCG TTGCAGGAGCAGCTGCAGCGCCTCCTGCTGGTGAATGCGGAGTTGCGGCAGAAATTGGCCGCGGTACAAACCCAGCTACGCGCCGCGCGGGACCGCGAGAGCGAAAGAGAGCAGCGGCGCGAAGTGGCCGTGGAGCCGCCTCCAGAACCGGTTCAGGGCCAGGCCGCGGGGCCCGAGTGCGAGCAGAGGCGGGAGTCCGAGTGGGCGACCGCGGGCACAAGAGCCCCGGGGACCCCCGAGGGCCCG GCGGATGCCCCGCTGCCGCCAGGGCTCCCCGCCAAGGCAGGGCAGTGCGGCTTCAGTCGAGAGGAGGTTCAGCAGCTCCTTCAGGAGCGGAATGAGCTCAAAGCCAACGTGTTCCTGCTGAAGGAGGAGCTGGCCTACTTCCAGCG GGAGCTGCTGACAGCCCACCGGGTCCCTGGGCTTCTGCTCGAAGCCATGAAGGTAGCTGTCAAGAAGCAGCGGAAGAAGATCAAGGCCAAAATGTTAGGGactccagaggaagcagagagcag TGACGATGATGATGGCTCATGGCTCCTGCTCTCCAGCGATAAGGGAGACCATTCTGAACCCCCAGCCCCTGAGTCCAGAATACGGAGTTT CTTTGGCCAGTGGTATCGGGGTGAAACAGAGGCCCCTGGGACTGAGACCAGCAGTGTGGCTCCCAGCCAGCtacagggaggagaggagacccCACAGCCACCCCACCTGGAACCGGTGGGCAGCCCGACAGCCCCCGACTCCTGA